One Thomasclavelia spiroformis DSM 1552 DNA window includes the following coding sequences:
- a CDS encoding DapH/DapD/GlmU-related protein, whose amino-acid sequence MEIEKFLEDLKSGKAITGGSHEHELMHYLAEDAMLKTAQLNNSYHDAKIRRQLFSEIIGKPVDDTFAIFPPFYSECGKNIYIGKNVFINCCCHFQDHGGIYIDDDVLIGSHVVLATINHGLFPEQRTDNIPSAIHIGKKVWIGSHATILPGVTIGDNAIVAAGAVVTKDVPANTVVGGVPAKIIKNV is encoded by the coding sequence ATGGAGATTGAAAAATTTTTAGAAGATTTAAAATCAGGTAAAGCTATCACTGGGGGTTCTCACGAACATGAACTGATGCATTATTTAGCAGAAGATGCGATGTTAAAAACTGCACAATTAAATAATTCTTATCATGATGCAAAAATAAGACGTCAATTATTCTCTGAAATAATTGGCAAACCAGTTGACGATACTTTTGCAATATTTCCACCATTTTATAGTGAATGTGGTAAAAATATTTATATTGGAAAAAATGTTTTTATTAATTGCTGTTGTCATTTTCAAGACCATGGGGGAATTTATATAGATGATGATGTTTTAATTGGATCTCATGTTGTCCTTGCTACCATTAATCATGGTCTGTTTCCAGAACAAAGAACAGATAATATTCCATCTGCTATTCATATTGGAAAGAAAGTTTGGATTGGGTCACATGCAACAATTCTTCCTGGCGTAACAATTGGAGATAATGCGATAGTTGCAGCAGGCGCAGTTGTAACAAAAGATGTTCCTGCTAATACTGTTGTAGGTGGTGTACCTGCAAAAATAATAAAAAATGTCTGA
- a CDS encoding HAD-IIB family hydrolase, translating into MKRKFFFFDIDGTLAVGVPGKQYIPDSTKLALKKLKEAGHFLAIATGRSYAMAVDHMKALGFENMVSDGGNGITINGQLLEIKPLDYNKCLKLIDECKEKGFIWAISPDNEIRRLAPDNRFYDFTHDIYMNTVVQPGLDPRDFDEIYKVYIACFSPEEQKLETLKELPWCRFHKEYLFVEPGDKSVGIKKIVDHFNGDYQDVVVFGDEKNDLSMFSDEWTSIAMGNAIDELKQKATYITDSCDKDGIYNACKHFGWIE; encoded by the coding sequence ATGAAACGTAAATTTTTCTTTTTTGATATTGATGGAACATTAGCAGTAGGCGTACCTGGAAAACAATATATTCCTGATTCAACAAAATTAGCATTAAAAAAATTAAAAGAAGCAGGTCACTTTTTAGCAATTGCTACCGGTAGAAGTTATGCTATGGCAGTTGATCATATGAAAGCATTAGGCTTTGAAAATATGGTTAGCGATGGTGGTAATGGGATAACAATTAATGGGCAATTATTAGAAATCAAACCATTAGATTACAATAAATGTCTTAAATTAATAGATGAATGTAAAGAAAAAGGTTTTATTTGGGCCATTTCACCAGATAACGAAATAAGAAGATTAGCCCCTGATAATCGTTTTTATGATTTTACTCATGATATTTATATGAATACAGTTGTTCAACCAGGTTTAGATCCTCGTGATTTTGATGAAATATATAAAGTTTATATTGCTTGTTTTAGCCCCGAAGAACAAAAACTAGAAACATTAAAAGAATTACCTTGGTGTCGTTTTCATAAAGAATATTTATTCGTAGAACCTGGTGATAAATCAGTTGGAATAAAAAAGATCGTTGATCATTTTAATGGTGATTATCAAGATGTGGTTGTTTTTGGGGATGAAAAAAATGATTTAAGCATGTTTAGTGATGAATGGACAAGTATTGCAATGGGGAATGCGATTGATGAATTAAAACAAAAAGCAACATATATAACTGATTCGTGTGATAAAGATGGAATATATAATGCCTGTAAACATTTTGGATGGATTGAATAA
- a CDS encoding MetQ/NlpA family ABC transporter substrate-binding protein — MKKWLLTIISLVLAVTLTACGGNASDENTLVVGATSKPHGDILEEAKNILKDEYDIDLEIKIFDDYFIFNRALDAGDLDANYFQHQPFFEDSVETNGYDLVNLGGIHIEPFGFYSKQIKSIDELKKDDVIIISNSAADYGRVLSILDKAGVIELDKNVKVQNSTTKDIVSNPLNLEFKEIKPEILTSAYENNEGALVAINGNFAIDAGLNPTKDAVLLESASQDNPYVNIVACKKGSENDKKIKALMEVLKSDQIKEFITSTYSDGSVIPVN, encoded by the coding sequence ATGAAAAAATGGTTATTAACAATTATAAGTTTAGTATTAGCAGTTACATTAACTGCTTGTGGTGGTAATGCAAGTGATGAAAATACTTTAGTAGTAGGGGCCACATCAAAACCACATGGCGATATTTTAGAAGAAGCTAAAAATATTTTAAAGGATGAATATGACATTGATTTAGAAATTAAAATTTTTGATGATTATTTTATTTTTAATCGTGCTTTAGATGCTGGAGATCTTGATGCAAATTATTTTCAACATCAACCTTTTTTTGAAGATTCTGTAGAAACTAATGGTTATGATCTCGTTAATTTAGGTGGTATTCACATTGAACCATTTGGATTTTATTCTAAACAAATCAAAAGTATTGATGAACTAAAAAAAGATGATGTAATTATTATTTCGAATTCTGCTGCTGATTATGGCCGTGTACTTTCTATTTTAGATAAAGCCGGAGTAATTGAATTAGATAAAAATGTAAAAGTTCAAAATTCAACAACTAAAGACATTGTATCAAATCCTTTAAATTTAGAATTTAAAGAAATCAAGCCAGAAATCTTAACTAGTGCCTATGAAAATAACGAAGGTGCATTAGTTGCAATTAATGGAAACTTCGCAATTGATGCTGGTTTAAACCCAACAAAAGATGCAGTTCTTTTAGAATCTGCAAGTCAAGATAATCCATATGTAAATATTGTTGCTTGTAAAAAAGGTAGTGAAAACGATAAAAAAATCAAAGCTTTAATGGAAGTATTAAAATCTGATCAAATTAAAGAATTTATTACTTCAACATATAGTGATGGTTCAGTAATCCCAGTAAATTAA
- a CDS encoding methionine ABC transporter ATP-binding protein: MIEIKEVSKIYDLKNRKVVAVDNVSLSINDGDIFGIIGYSGAGKSTLVRMINQLERQDKGKILIDGHELNKLSPKQLRQLRTKIGMIFQHFNLLWSRTVSENIELALQIAGIKEKHKRQQRVKELVDLVGLTGRENAYPSELSGGQKQRVGIARALANDPKILLCDEATSALDPDTTKSILDLLLEINRKLEITIVMITHQMEVVQKICNRVAVMSEGKVVEEGNVKKIFTMPKHSVTKSFIRDIKNNNEFDLDVLKNIYSNGKLLKVIFNENTSRTPILTNVIRQCDSFINVIEANLTNTIDSSFGIMILEVTGDYEKVIELFNKYHVEVEVM, translated from the coding sequence ATGATTGAAATAAAAGAAGTGAGTAAAATTTATGATTTAAAAAATCGTAAAGTAGTAGCCGTTGATAATGTTTCATTATCAATTAATGATGGTGATATTTTTGGAATAATTGGTTATAGTGGAGCAGGAAAATCAACACTTGTAAGAATGATCAATCAATTAGAAAGACAAGATAAGGGAAAGATTTTGATTGATGGACATGAATTAAATAAATTGTCACCTAAACAACTTAGACAATTACGAACTAAAATTGGAATGATTTTTCAACATTTTAATTTATTATGGTCAAGAACAGTTAGTGAAAATATTGAATTAGCTTTACAAATTGCTGGAATCAAAGAAAAACATAAACGCCAACAAAGAGTTAAAGAATTAGTTGATCTAGTGGGATTGACAGGTCGTGAAAATGCTTATCCAAGTGAATTATCAGGAGGACAAAAACAAAGGGTAGGGATTGCAAGGGCCCTAGCTAATGATCCTAAAATTTTACTATGTGATGAAGCTACTAGCGCTTTAGATCCTGATACAACTAAATCAATTTTAGATTTACTATTAGAAATTAATCGTAAATTAGAAATTACAATTGTGATGATCACTCATCAAATGGAAGTAGTCCAAAAAATTTGTAATCGTGTAGCAGTAATGTCTGAAGGTAAGGTTGTTGAAGAAGGTAATGTAAAAAAAATATTTACTATGCCAAAACATTCTGTAACTAAAAGTTTTATACGTGATATTAAAAATAATAATGAATTTGATTTAGATGTGTTAAAAAACATTTATTCAAATGGTAAGTTATTAAAAGTTATTTTTAATGAAAATACTAGTAGAACACCAATTTTAACTAATGTAATTAGACAATGTGATTCATTTATTAATGTAATTGAAGCTAATTTGACGAATACAATTGATAGTTCATTTGGAATTATGATTTTAGAAGTTACAGGTGATTATGAAAAAGTAATTGAATTATTTAATAAATATCATGTTGAAGTGGAGGTGATGTAA
- a CDS encoding methionine ABC transporter permease, producing the protein MNDILENIDIDAMINALGETLFMTVVSLIFAVIIGLILGIAIYLTQEDSLYPNKPVNKVLNLIVNILRAIPYIILLMIIVPLTTALVGSMIGAKAALPSLILSSAPFYGRMVMIALNEVDSGTIEASKAMGASNFQIITKVLIPEAKPALISSVTVMAISLVGYTAMAGAIGAGGLGNLAYLYGMARNNNYIMYTATILILIIVFIIQIIGDYFVRKLDKR; encoded by the coding sequence ATGAATGATATTTTAGAAAATATCGATATAGATGCAATGATTAATGCCTTAGGTGAAACATTATTTATGACAGTTGTTTCTTTGATTTTTGCAGTAATTATTGGATTAATTTTAGGAATAGCTATTTATTTAACACAAGAAGATAGTTTATACCCTAATAAACCTGTTAATAAAGTTTTGAATTTAATCGTTAATATTTTAAGAGCGATTCCGTATATTATTTTATTGATGATTATTGTACCATTAACTACTGCTTTAGTAGGTTCAATGATAGGAGCCAAAGCAGCTTTACCTTCATTGATTTTATCAAGTGCACCATTTTATGGAAGAATGGTTATGATCGCTTTAAATGAAGTAGATAGTGGTACAATCGAAGCAAGTAAAGCAATGGGAGCTAGTAATTTCCAAATTATTACTAAAGTACTAATTCCTGAAGCAAAACCTGCTTTAATTTCTTCAGTTACTGTAATGGCAATTTCATTAGTTGGTTATACAGCTATGGCTGGAGCCATTGGTGCTGGTGGGTTAGGTAATTTAGCATATTTATATGGAATGGCTAGAAATAATAATTATATTATGTATACAGCAACTATTTTGATATTGATTATTGTATTTATTATACAAATTATTGGTGATTATTTTGTAAGAAAGTTAGATAAGAGGTAG